Proteins encoded within one genomic window of Nakamurella alba:
- a CDS encoding Lrp/AsnC family transcriptional regulator: MDSIDRHIMSCLTLDARSSFREIGEVVGLSAPAVKRRVDRLRADGVITGFTARIDPGSMGRHLQAFVAVTYTGNTSPDRIRRILEPVTEVVAAYTVSGDADVLVHLRAADMAEFERALERLRSADGVARTESRLVLSTLLDRPVPPA; the protein is encoded by the coding sequence ATCGACAGCATCGACCGTCACATCATGTCGTGCCTGACCCTCGACGCCCGCTCATCGTTCCGGGAGATCGGCGAGGTGGTGGGACTGTCCGCGCCGGCGGTGAAGCGCCGGGTGGACCGGCTGCGGGCGGACGGCGTCATCACCGGGTTCACCGCGCGGATCGACCCGGGATCGATGGGCCGGCACCTGCAGGCCTTCGTCGCCGTCACCTACACCGGGAACACCTCGCCCGACCGCATCCGGCGGATCCTGGAGCCGGTCACCGAGGTGGTCGCCGCCTACACCGTCAGCGGCGACGCCGACGTCCTGGTGCACCTGCGGGCCGCCGACATGGCCGAGTTCGAGCGGGCGCTCGAGCGGCTCCGGTCGGCCGACGGGGTGGCCCGCACCGAGTCCCGCCTGGTCCTGTCCACCCTGCTCGACCGACCCGTGCCGCCGGCCTGA
- the rarD gene encoding EamA family transporter RarD, which produces MRRGLGFGVAAFGMWGLFPLFWPLLKPAGSVEILAHRMLWGLLLTALLLTAARQWRTLRQASARTWGLVVLAAALIAVNWGVYIYAVNAGHVVEGALGYFVNPLFSVLLGVVVFRERLRVAQWVSVALGLAAVLVIAIAGGHVPWIALALAVSFGLYGLVKKVVPLPAQASLTAEGLVVLVPALTYLLVIEFRGDGTFVDHGIGHSLLLAAAGVVTVLPLFSFSVAARLLPLSTVGLLQYLTPVMQFLLGVLYFHEHMSAARWVGFVLIWCALVLFSFDSVRAARRAKAHTVGSPDSVVDPDSTTDPDSAPDPDAGISASGPARTG; this is translated from the coding sequence GTGCGGCGCGGTCTGGGCTTCGGGGTGGCGGCCTTCGGCATGTGGGGGCTCTTCCCGCTCTTCTGGCCGCTGCTCAAGCCGGCCGGGTCGGTCGAGATCCTGGCCCACCGGATGCTCTGGGGACTGCTGCTCACCGCGCTGCTGCTGACCGCTGCCCGGCAGTGGAGGACGTTGCGGCAGGCCTCGGCCCGCACCTGGGGTCTCGTCGTCCTGGCCGCCGCGCTGATCGCGGTCAACTGGGGCGTCTACATCTACGCGGTCAACGCCGGGCACGTCGTCGAAGGCGCCCTCGGCTACTTCGTCAACCCGCTGTTCAGCGTGTTGCTCGGTGTCGTGGTGTTCCGGGAGCGACTCCGTGTCGCGCAATGGGTCTCGGTCGCCCTCGGTCTCGCCGCCGTGCTGGTGATCGCGATCGCCGGCGGACACGTCCCGTGGATCGCGCTGGCCCTGGCGGTGTCCTTCGGGCTCTACGGGCTGGTGAAGAAGGTCGTTCCGCTGCCCGCCCAGGCCTCGCTGACCGCCGAGGGTCTGGTCGTGCTGGTACCGGCGCTGACCTACTTGCTGGTCATCGAGTTCCGCGGGGACGGCACCTTCGTCGACCACGGCATCGGCCACTCGCTGCTGCTGGCCGCGGCCGGGGTGGTCACCGTGCTGCCGCTGTTCTCGTTCAGCGTCGCTGCCCGGCTGCTGCCGCTGTCCACGGTCGGGCTGCTCCAGTACCTGACCCCGGTGATGCAGTTCCTGCTCGGCGTCCTGTACTTCCACGAGCACATGTCCGCCGCCCGCTGGGTGGGGTTCGTCCTCATCTGGTGCGCACTGGTGCTGTTCAGCTTCGACAGCGTCCGGGCCGCCCGGCGGGCGAAAGCGCACACCGTCGGGTCCCCGGACAGCGTGGTTGATCCGGACAGCACCACGGACCCGGACAGCGCTCCGGACCCCGATGCCGGGATCAGTGCGAGCGGTCCAGCACGAACTGGGTGA
- a CDS encoding polyprenyl synthetase family protein codes for MTSPTVIAGIEVADPALLARVTDGLARVEDLLHRELVSEFDFVTEAASHLMDAGGKRFRPLFTLVAAGVGPNPESDDVITASAVVELIHLATLYHDDVMDEADVRRGAKSANARWDNSIAILTGDFLFAHASRLVAGLGPEAVRIIAETFAELVTGQTREAVGPRPGADPIQYHLQVLDEKTAALIDTCARYAGIFSGASDADTKALRRFGRAVGVAFQISDDIIDIASTTSGKTPGTDLREGVPTLPALYTLADPDADPRLKDLVSRPLTDDAEVAEAVELLRVSPGMARARQTLEDHARTARTELETLAPSSSRAALLSLTQFVLDRSH; via the coding sequence GTGACATCCCCGACCGTGATCGCCGGCATCGAAGTGGCCGATCCCGCCCTGCTGGCGCGGGTGACCGACGGACTCGCCAGGGTCGAGGACCTGCTGCACCGGGAACTGGTCAGCGAGTTCGACTTCGTGACCGAGGCCGCCTCGCACCTGATGGACGCCGGCGGCAAACGCTTCCGGCCGCTGTTCACCCTGGTGGCGGCGGGCGTGGGGCCGAACCCGGAGTCCGACGACGTGATCACCGCCTCCGCCGTCGTCGAGTTGATCCACCTGGCCACGCTGTACCACGACGACGTGATGGACGAGGCGGACGTGCGGCGCGGGGCCAAGTCGGCCAACGCCCGCTGGGACAACTCCATCGCCATCCTGACCGGCGACTTCCTCTTCGCCCACGCCTCCCGGCTGGTCGCCGGGCTCGGCCCGGAGGCCGTCCGGATCATCGCCGAGACCTTCGCCGAGCTGGTCACCGGGCAGACCCGGGAGGCCGTCGGGCCGCGACCGGGGGCCGACCCGATCCAGTACCACCTGCAGGTGCTGGACGAGAAGACTGCGGCGCTGATCGACACCTGCGCCCGCTACGCCGGCATCTTCTCCGGGGCGAGCGACGCCGACACCAAGGCGCTGCGCCGGTTCGGCCGCGCCGTCGGGGTGGCGTTCCAGATCTCCGACGACATCATCGACATCGCGTCGACGACCTCCGGCAAGACCCCGGGCACCGATCTGCGCGAGGGTGTGCCGACGCTGCCCGCCCTCTACACACTCGCCGACCCGGACGCCGATCCGCGGCTCAAGGACCTGGTATCCCGGCCGCTCACCGACGATGCCGAGGTGGCGGAAGCGGTGGAGCTGCTGCGGGTCTCGCCCGGCATGGCGCGGGCCCGGCAGACGCTCGAGGACCACGCCCGGACCGCCCGTACCGAGCTGGAGACGCTGGCGCCCAGCAGCTCCCGCGCGGCGCTGCTGTCGCTCACCCAGTTCGTGCTGGACCGCTCGCACTGA
- the nuoN gene encoding NADH-quinone oxidoreductase subunit NuoN: MTAPLTTVLPQLLAAAPNDPIPAPSVDLTAVLPVLIVLGAACLGVLFEAALPRGKRYGAQVVLSVAAVVAAGAFTVAGGVRGHYAVTFAGSVAVDAGTYVMWGVLLVLALPSVLLMADRVSEPGGAFVAQAAARIGSARDRAQTQVATPMQTEVFPLTLFAIGGMLVFPAASDLLTLFVALEVLSLPLYLLCGLARRRRLLSQEAAVKYFLLGAFTSALLLYGIALLYGYAGTISFSGIAAAISAGSGSDTLLLSGIALLVVGLLFKASVGPFHLWTPDVYQGAPTPVTAFMAACTKVAAFAAMLRVLTVAIGPMTWTVRPVLAVVAVASMLIGAVLGITQTGMKRVLAYSSVAHAGFIILGVMAMSERGASGTMFYLLTYGFATVGAFAIFTVVRKGNGEASSLADWAGLAKRSPVLAAVMSLFLLSFAGIPLTSGFIGKLSVFTAAGGAGLGWLVVVAMFATVITAFFYLKVVVLMYFSPPSGSAGSVGGVDDLPGERTSPYVVVPGPLTAIVIGLSALVTLVLGIAPGWFLDVLAVPLPFSG, from the coding sequence GTGACCGCACCGTTGACGACCGTGCTGCCGCAGCTGCTGGCCGCCGCGCCGAACGACCCGATCCCGGCCCCGTCGGTCGACCTGACGGCGGTGCTGCCGGTGCTGATCGTGCTCGGCGCGGCATGCCTGGGTGTGCTGTTCGAGGCGGCGTTGCCGCGCGGGAAGCGCTACGGCGCACAGGTCGTGCTGTCGGTGGCCGCGGTGGTCGCCGCCGGTGCGTTCACCGTCGCCGGCGGTGTCCGCGGGCACTACGCGGTGACCTTCGCCGGGTCGGTCGCGGTGGATGCCGGCACCTACGTGATGTGGGGCGTGCTGCTGGTGCTGGCGCTGCCCAGCGTGCTGCTGATGGCCGACCGGGTGTCGGAACCGGGTGGTGCGTTCGTCGCCCAGGCCGCGGCGCGGATCGGGTCGGCGCGGGACCGGGCGCAGACCCAGGTCGCCACGCCGATGCAGACCGAGGTCTTCCCGCTGACCCTGTTCGCGATCGGCGGCATGCTGGTCTTCCCGGCGGCCTCCGACCTGCTGACCCTGTTCGTCGCGCTGGAGGTGCTCAGCCTGCCGCTCTACCTGCTCTGCGGGCTGGCCCGGCGGCGCCGGCTGCTGTCCCAGGAGGCTGCGGTCAAGTACTTCCTGCTCGGCGCGTTCACCAGCGCCCTGCTGCTGTACGGCATCGCGCTGCTCTACGGGTACGCCGGCACCATCAGCTTCTCCGGGATCGCCGCCGCGATCTCCGCCGGGTCCGGCAGCGACACCCTGCTGCTGTCCGGCATCGCCCTGCTGGTGGTCGGACTGCTGTTCAAGGCTTCCGTCGGCCCGTTCCACCTCTGGACCCCGGACGTCTACCAGGGCGCCCCGACCCCGGTCACCGCGTTCATGGCGGCCTGCACCAAGGTGGCGGCCTTCGCGGCGATGCTGCGGGTGCTGACGGTGGCGATCGGCCCGATGACCTGGACGGTGCGGCCGGTGCTCGCCGTGGTGGCGGTCGCCTCCATGCTGATCGGCGCGGTGCTCGGCATCACCCAGACCGGCATGAAGCGGGTGCTGGCGTACTCCTCGGTGGCGCACGCCGGCTTCATCATCCTGGGCGTCATGGCGATGTCCGAGCGCGGCGCGTCGGGGACGATGTTCTACCTGCTCACCTACGGCTTCGCCACGGTCGGGGCGTTCGCGATCTTCACCGTGGTGCGCAAGGGCAACGGCGAGGCCTCGTCGCTGGCGGACTGGGCCGGGCTGGCGAAACGCTCGCCGGTGCTCGCCGCGGTGATGAGCCTGTTCCTGCTCTCCTTCGCCGGGATCCCGCTGACCAGTGGCTTCATCGGCAAGCTCAGCGTCTTCACCGCGGCCGGGGGCGCCGGGCTGGGCTGGCTGGTCGTGGTCGCCATGTTCGCCACCGTCATCACCGCGTTCTTCTACCTGAAGGTCGTGGTGCTGATGTACTTCTCGCCGCCCAGCGGGTCGGCCGGCAGTGTGGGTGGCGTGGACGACCTTCCTGGCGAGCGCACCAGCCCGTACGTGGTGGTGCCCGGCCCGCTGACCGCGATCGTCATCGGGCTCTCGGCGCTGGTGACCCTGGTGCTGGGCATCGCGCCCGGATGGTTCCTCGACGTGCTGGCCGTACCGCTGCCGTTCTCCGGCTGA
- a CDS encoding complex I subunit 4 family protein, with the protein MTQSWYLPVLIAVPLIGAVLVASMKGSPARTVKTTALLFSLVPVVLVVLLWIAHRNWQTAGGVFTAYTPLSGDPTIPGQAFYSSVFSVDWIPAFGVHFSLGMDGISLVMVALIALLVPIVLGASWEEKLPEGRTVGGYFALILVLESAMIGVFAATDVFLFYVMFEVMLIPMYFLIGAFGGPRRAYAATKFFLYSLLGGLLMLASLIGLFLASGRVLGTGTLDWATLRTIATEIPESTQLWIFAGFAIAFAIKAPLVPLHTWLPDAGAEAPVGAGTLLVGVLDKVGTFGFLRICLPLLPAASAKLSWLIILLAVIGIVYGAIVAAGQTDLKRFVTYTSIAHFGFICFGVFVFTTQAISGAVLYMVNHGIATALLFLVVGMLTARGGSRLIADYGGVWKVAPVLGGLFLIGSLATIAVPGTNSFVSEFLVLIGAFGPQPAWAIIATTGIVLAALYMLWIFQRTMTGPVRGSAVLQQEPDGTGAPELTAAFPDTAGPPELPPAEGPHGPEGHETDHGHGGLATAVRARVRFGDLNLREKVVLAPLVVLVVLLGVYPQPVLDVINPTAEQTVAASGHTEHGEPLTNGGAR; encoded by the coding sequence ATGACCCAGTCCTGGTACCTGCCGGTGCTGATCGCGGTGCCGCTGATCGGCGCGGTGCTGGTGGCGTCGATGAAGGGCTCGCCGGCCCGCACGGTGAAGACCACGGCGCTGCTGTTCTCGCTGGTGCCGGTCGTCCTGGTGGTCCTGCTGTGGATCGCCCACCGGAATTGGCAGACCGCCGGTGGTGTGTTCACCGCCTACACCCCGCTGAGCGGCGACCCGACGATCCCCGGGCAGGCCTTCTACTCGTCGGTGTTCTCCGTCGACTGGATCCCGGCGTTCGGCGTGCACTTCTCGCTGGGCATGGACGGCATCTCGCTGGTGATGGTGGCGCTGATCGCGTTGCTGGTGCCGATCGTGCTCGGCGCGTCGTGGGAGGAGAAGTTGCCCGAGGGTCGCACCGTGGGCGGCTATTTCGCGCTGATCCTGGTGCTGGAGTCGGCGATGATCGGCGTCTTCGCGGCCACCGACGTGTTCCTGTTCTACGTCATGTTCGAGGTCATGCTGATCCCGATGTACTTCCTGATCGGGGCGTTCGGCGGCCCGCGGCGGGCGTACGCGGCGACCAAGTTCTTCCTCTACTCGCTGCTCGGCGGTCTGCTGATGCTGGCGTCGCTGATCGGGCTGTTCCTGGCCTCCGGCCGGGTGCTCGGCACCGGCACGCTGGACTGGGCGACGTTGCGCACCATCGCCACCGAGATCCCGGAGTCCACCCAGCTCTGGATCTTCGCCGGCTTCGCGATCGCCTTCGCCATCAAGGCGCCGCTGGTGCCGCTGCACACCTGGCTGCCGGATGCCGGTGCCGAGGCACCGGTCGGCGCGGGCACGCTGCTGGTCGGCGTGCTGGACAAGGTCGGCACCTTCGGCTTCCTGCGGATCTGTCTGCCGCTGCTGCCCGCGGCGAGCGCGAAGCTGTCCTGGTTGATCATCCTGCTGGCAGTGATCGGCATCGTCTACGGCGCGATCGTGGCCGCCGGACAGACGGATCTGAAGCGGTTCGTCACCTACACCTCCATCGCCCACTTCGGTTTCATCTGCTTCGGCGTCTTCGTGTTCACCACACAGGCGATCAGCGGGGCGGTGCTCTACATGGTCAACCACGGCATCGCCACCGCGCTCCTGTTCCTGGTGGTCGGCATGCTCACCGCCCGTGGTGGGTCCCGGCTGATCGCGGACTACGGCGGGGTGTGGAAGGTGGCGCCGGTGCTCGGCGGGCTGTTCCTGATCGGATCGCTGGCCACCATCGCGGTGCCGGGCACGAACTCTTTCGTGTCCGAGTTCCTGGTGCTGATCGGGGCTTTCGGCCCGCAGCCGGCCTGGGCGATCATCGCCACCACCGGCATCGTGCTGGCCGCGCTGTACATGCTCTGGATCTTCCAGCGCACCATGACCGGCCCGGTCCGCGGCAGCGCGGTGCTGCAGCAGGAGCCGGACGGCACCGGTGCGCCGGAGCTGACCGCCGCGTTCCCGGACACCGCCGGTCCGCCGGAGCTGCCGCCGGCGGAGGGCCCGCACGGTCCGGAGGGTCACGAGACCGACCACGGGCACGGCGGTCTCGCCACCGCCGTGCGCGCACGGGTGCGGTTCGGTGATCTGAACCTGCGCGAGAAGGTCGTGCTGGCACCGCTCGTCGTCCTGGTGGTGCTGCTCGGCGTCTACCCGCAGCCGGTGCTCGACGTGATCAACCCGACTGCCGAGCAGACGGTGGCGGCCTCCGGCCACACCGAGCACGGTGAGCCGCTGACCAACGGGGGTGCCCGGTGA
- the nuoL gene encoding NADH-quinone oxidoreductase subunit L, translating to MGNLAAEATAPASGAGSLAWLLLVLPLAGAAVLLLGGRRMDRIAPVLGCLTVLAAFVIGLSIFLQTVGAAEDARRTGQHLFTWFASGSLDIGFGLLLDPLSLTFVLLITGVGFLIHVYSIGYMAHDPERRKFFAYLNLFVASMLLLVLGDGFVTLYFGWEGVGVASYLLIGFWSDRRSAATAAKKAFLMNRVGDVGLALAIFLMFSELGTTSYEGVFAGIGDLAARSPGTVTAMALLLLLGACGKSGQVPLQAWLPDAMEGPTPVSALIHAATMVTAGVYLIARSYPVFDLTATGRLVVAIVGAVTLLLGCIAGCAKDDIKKVLAYSTVSQIGYMFLAVGLGAGVYALGILHLLTHGFFKAGLFLGAGSVMHGMNDDVDMRRYGGLARRMPITFVTMGLGYLALIGFPFLSGYFSKDPIIEAAFAAGGTAGVLLGGAALLGAGLTAFYMTRLMIMTFFGPPRWQEIPAPDGRDYHPHESPPVMTVPMIVLAVGSLGAGAFLAIGDRLQEWLSPSLGAFEEPHPAIGATTVTVLTLVMVALGIVIAWLAVGRRPVPLVAPERVNPLVAFARADAGGNVVNETLVARPGLALGKGLLVVDGKGVDGAVNGVGTLLSGVSRGGRRWQNGFVRSYALSMLSGTVVVIVALLAVRFS from the coding sequence GTGGGGAACCTCGCCGCGGAGGCCACCGCACCGGCCTCCGGCGCCGGCAGCCTGGCCTGGCTGCTGCTGGTGCTGCCGCTGGCCGGTGCCGCCGTGCTGCTGCTCGGCGGCCGCCGGATGGACCGGATCGCGCCGGTGCTCGGCTGTCTCACCGTGCTGGCCGCGTTCGTCATCGGGCTGTCGATCTTCCTGCAGACGGTGGGTGCCGCCGAGGACGCCCGCCGCACCGGCCAGCACCTGTTCACCTGGTTCGCCAGCGGCTCGCTGGACATCGGGTTCGGCCTGCTGCTGGACCCGCTCTCGCTCACCTTCGTACTGCTGATCACCGGCGTCGGGTTCCTGATCCACGTCTACTCGATCGGCTACATGGCGCACGATCCGGAGCGACGGAAGTTCTTCGCCTACCTCAACCTGTTCGTCGCCTCGATGCTGCTGCTGGTGCTCGGCGACGGGTTCGTGACGCTGTACTTCGGTTGGGAGGGCGTGGGTGTCGCCTCCTACCTGCTGATCGGGTTCTGGTCCGACCGGCGCAGCGCGGCCACCGCGGCGAAGAAGGCGTTCCTGATGAACCGGGTCGGTGACGTCGGCCTGGCGCTGGCCATCTTCCTGATGTTCTCAGAGCTCGGTACCACCTCCTACGAGGGTGTGTTCGCCGGGATCGGTGACCTGGCGGCCCGTTCGCCCGGCACCGTCACCGCGATGGCGCTGCTGCTGCTGCTCGGCGCCTGCGGCAAGTCCGGCCAGGTACCGCTGCAGGCCTGGTTGCCGGATGCGATGGAGGGCCCGACCCCGGTCTCCGCGCTCATCCACGCGGCGACCATGGTCACCGCCGGTGTCTACCTGATCGCCCGGTCGTATCCGGTCTTCGACCTCACCGCGACGGGCCGGCTGGTGGTGGCCATCGTCGGCGCGGTCACCCTGCTGCTCGGCTGCATCGCCGGCTGCGCCAAGGACGACATCAAGAAAGTCCTTGCCTACTCCACGGTCTCGCAGATCGGGTACATGTTCCTGGCGGTCGGTCTGGGTGCCGGGGTGTACGCGCTCGGCATCCTGCACCTGCTGACCCACGGCTTCTTCAAGGCCGGGCTGTTCCTCGGTGCGGGCAGCGTGATGCACGGGATGAACGACGACGTGGACATGCGGCGCTACGGCGGGCTCGCCCGGAGGATGCCGATCACCTTCGTCACGATGGGCCTGGGCTACCTGGCGCTGATCGGTTTCCCGTTCCTGTCCGGGTACTTCTCCAAGGACCCGATCATCGAGGCGGCGTTCGCAGCCGGCGGCACGGCGGGCGTGCTGCTCGGCGGCGCGGCCCTGCTCGGCGCCGGTCTCACCGCGTTCTACATGACCCGGCTAATGATCATGACCTTCTTCGGACCGCCGCGCTGGCAGGAGATCCCGGCGCCGGACGGGCGGGACTACCATCCGCACGAATCGCCGCCGGTGATGACCGTCCCGATGATCGTGCTGGCCGTCGGATCGCTCGGTGCCGGTGCCTTCCTGGCGATCGGCGACCGGCTCCAGGAGTGGCTCTCGCCCTCGCTCGGGGCGTTCGAGGAGCCGCACCCGGCGATCGGCGCCACCACGGTCACCGTGCTCACCCTGGTGATGGTGGCGCTGGGCATCGTCATCGCCTGGCTCGCCGTCGGCCGCCGGCCGGTCCCGCTGGTCGCGCCGGAGCGGGTCAACCCGTTGGTGGCCTTCGCCCGGGCGGACGCCGGCGGCAACGTCGTGAACGAGACCCTGGTCGCCCGGCCGGGTCTGGCGCTCGGCAAGGGGCTGCTGGTGGTCGACGGCAAGGGGGTGGACGGTGCGGTCAACGGCGTCGGCACCCTGCTCAGCGGGGTCTCCCGTGGCGGCCGGCGCTGGCAGAACGGCTTCGTCCGGTCCTACGCGCTGTCCATGCTGTCCGGCACCGTCGTGGTGATCGTCGCGCTGTTGGCGGTGAGATTCTCGTGA
- the nuoK gene encoding NADH-quinone oxidoreductase subunit NuoK, which translates to MNPNHYLILSALLFGIGAVGVLVRRNAIVVFMCVELMLNAVNLSLVTFARMHGDLDGIVMAFFVMVVAAAEVVVGLAIIMSIFRSRRSASVDDANLLKF; encoded by the coding sequence GTGAACCCGAACCACTACCTGATCCTGTCCGCGTTGCTGTTCGGCATCGGAGCCGTCGGGGTGCTGGTGCGCCGCAACGCGATCGTGGTGTTCATGTGCGTGGAGCTGATGCTCAACGCGGTGAACCTGTCGCTGGTCACCTTCGCCCGGATGCACGGGGATCTCGACGGGATCGTCATGGCGTTCTTCGTGATGGTGGTCGCCGCGGCCGAGGTGGTCGTCGGGCTGGCGATCATCATGTCCATCTTCCGCAGCCGGCGCAGCGCCTCCGTCGACGACGCGAACCTGCTGAAGTTCTGA
- a CDS encoding NADH-quinone oxidoreductase subunit J: protein MSAALAVAAEAAATGGGEQIGFWILAPLALLGAVGMVFAKGAVHSALWLVLTMLCLGALYMAQGAQFLGFAQIIVYTGAIMMLFLFVLMLTGRDAGDSVVEILRGQKVAAALAGLGLVALLVTGIVRTFETTPFAGLETPMADRGAIGSLAAVLFTDFLFPFELTSALLITAAVGAMVLAHIEKAPGEKRTQRQRVMARMRSERMSPLPGPGVFATSSSNATPALLPDGSIAPGSVSDLVEQSEARRVVRAHRSGDGPPVLTGPEHPDHAGDGADGGSDSVGERS, encoded by the coding sequence GTGAGCGCGGCGCTCGCGGTCGCCGCGGAGGCGGCGGCCACCGGGGGTGGCGAGCAGATCGGCTTCTGGATCCTGGCGCCCCTGGCCCTGCTCGGCGCGGTCGGCATGGTGTTCGCGAAAGGTGCGGTGCACTCGGCACTCTGGCTGGTGCTGACGATGCTGTGCCTGGGCGCGCTGTACATGGCCCAGGGCGCGCAGTTCCTCGGCTTCGCGCAGATCATCGTCTACACCGGCGCGATCATGATGCTGTTCCTGTTCGTGCTGATGCTCACCGGCCGGGATGCCGGCGACTCGGTCGTCGAGATCCTGCGTGGGCAGAAGGTCGCCGCGGCGCTGGCCGGGCTGGGCCTGGTCGCCCTGCTGGTCACCGGCATCGTCCGCACCTTCGAGACCACCCCGTTCGCCGGCCTCGAGACGCCGATGGCGGACCGGGGTGCGATCGGCTCTCTGGCCGCGGTGCTGTTCACCGACTTCCTGTTCCCGTTCGAGCTGACGAGCGCGCTGCTGATCACCGCGGCGGTGGGAGCGATGGTGCTGGCGCACATCGAGAAGGCGCCCGGCGAGAAGCGCACGCAGCGGCAGCGGGTGATGGCCCGCATGCGGTCCGAGCGGATGTCGCCGCTGCCGGGGCCGGGGGTGTTCGCCACGTCCTCGTCGAATGCGACACCGGCGCTGCTGCCGGACGGTTCGATCGCGCCGGGTTCGGTGTCCGACCTGGTGGAGCAGTCCGAGGCGCGCCGGGTGGTGCGGGCGCACCGGTCCGGTGACGGCCCGCCGGTGCTGACCGGTCCGGAGCACCCGGACCACGCCGGCGACGGCGCCGACGGCGGTTCCGACTCGGTGGGGGAGCGGTCGTGA
- the nuoI gene encoding NADH-quinone oxidoreductase subunit NuoI, which produces MSIFDPVKGFGVTFATMFKPVVTEDYPRNPTETAPRYHGRHQLNRHPDGLEKCVGCELCAWACPADAIFVEGGDNTDEQRFSPGERYGKNYQINYLRCIGCGLCIEACPTRSLTMTNEYELADDDRQRLIYTKDRLLAPLLPGMEQPPHPMRLGDDEKDYYVKGPELVRQRRDAQPVVSEAQRAAAHTDPDGSVPAPGAATGADAPGNPPGAGSAGTVPKPVQP; this is translated from the coding sequence ATGTCGATCTTCGATCCCGTCAAGGGTTTCGGTGTCACCTTCGCGACCATGTTCAAGCCGGTGGTCACCGAGGACTACCCGCGCAACCCGACGGAGACCGCGCCCCGGTACCACGGCCGGCACCAGCTCAACCGGCACCCGGACGGCCTGGAGAAGTGCGTCGGCTGCGAGCTGTGCGCGTGGGCCTGCCCGGCGGACGCGATCTTCGTCGAGGGCGGCGACAACACCGACGAGCAGCGGTTCTCGCCCGGCGAGCGGTACGGGAAGAACTACCAGATCAACTACCTGCGCTGCATCGGATGCGGGCTGTGCATCGAGGCCTGCCCGACCCGGTCGCTGACCATGACCAACGAGTACGAACTCGCCGACGACGACCGGCAGCGGCTGATCTACACCAAGGACCGGCTGCTGGCGCCGTTGCTGCCGGGGATGGAGCAGCCGCCGCACCCGATGCGCCTCGGCGACGACGAGAAGGACTACTACGTCAAGGGTCCCGAGCTGGTCCGGCAACGCCGCGACGCCCAGCCGGTGGTCAGCGAGGCACAGCGGGCCGCCGCACACACCGATCCGGACGGGTCGGTGCCCGCTCCCGGCGCGGCGACCGGGGCCGATGCGCCGGGCAACCCGCCGGGTGCCGGCAGTGCCGGGACCGTGCCGAAGCCGGTGCAGCCGTGA